The Euphorbia lathyris chromosome 3, ddEupLath1.1, whole genome shotgun sequence genome contains a region encoding:
- the LOC136222392 gene encoding uncharacterized protein, whose product MVDREKERMESEESADELALRWMKYVLGARNTILEVVVPCSGTSMIVQLWKVFLHFFLLSLPGILHKIVAKVKAEASLLRLTNENLSKQVEGLQLSRLNEVEELAYLKWVNSCLRDELCNSISANSDKASVLSP is encoded by the exons ATGGtggatagagagaaagaaagaatggaAAGTGAAGAAAGTGCAGACGAACTG GCGCTAAGATGGATGAAGTATGTTCTTGGAGCTAGAAATACTATCCTTGAAGTTGTGGTCCCATGCTCTGGGACGTCCATGATTGTACAGCTGTGGAAGGTTTTTCttcacttctttcttctttccttGCCTGGAATACTTCATAA AATTGTAGCCAAAGTTAAAGCTGAAGCATCTTTGCTGAGACTAACAAATGAAAATTTGAGTAAACAAGTTGAAGGTCTGCAATTGAGCAGGTTAAATGAGGTTGAAGAACTTGCCTATCTGAAGTGGGTCAATTCATGTTTGAGAGATGAATTGTGCAATTCTATCTCCGCAAATTCGGATAAGGCCTCAGTCCTCAGTCCTTGA